One Terriglobia bacterium genomic window, ATAAAACAGTTTTCACAAGCATAGACGTTCGGCCGCCGCCGGCGGCGAGGTTTGCGACGGCGCTGGTCCCGAATGCGAGGGAGAGCTTTGAGCTTCATCAATTTTGCCGCCCGGGAAATTAACTGCAAGGTCGTCTACTACGGCGCCGGTTTGGGCGGTAAGACCACCAATCTCCAGTTCATCTTCGATAAGGCCGCGGACAAGCAGAAAAGCAAAATGATCTCCCTGGCCACCGAGACGGACCGCACTCTGTTCTTTGACTTCCTGCCCCTGGACCTGGGCACGGTGCGCGGCTTCC contains:
- a CDS encoding gliding-motility protein MglA; its protein translation is MSFINFAAREINCKVVYYGAGLGGKTTNLQFIFDKAADKQKSKMISLATETDRTLFFDFLPLDLGTVRGF